In the Vulpes vulpes isolate BD-2025 chromosome 12, VulVul3, whole genome shotgun sequence genome, TTGATTTTGGGTTTATAAATAGGTTTTAATGACAGGCAAATTTGCAAATATGAAAGCCACAAATGAGTATACTTGTTTTCATCCCTAATACTAATCTTAAGCCAtagttgtttaaaatttttaagagctTTCCCCCCctgaaatttataatataaatatcacTGATTTCCTTTTGCTAGTTAACATTATTTTGTATGATGTATAAtctaaaaaagaagtaaagtgcAGGGTAATAGACTTAACTTTAGTGAATAATACTCCCAACTTAAGCAAAAAAAAGTTCtcttatttaatacatttttcagATTTCAGGCATTTTAgcaatttgaaaatatctgaTAACTAATAACAAagtttaaatacttttttaagaatgaatttcTTGTTGAGAATAGTTCATCTAAACCACTTTTCATATCTTGAAGTATATATTGCATTGTTGGAaattatggaataaaaataattcatcatcTGTGTCTACATATGAGAAATGCATATGAGAATTAgccatggaaataaaataatccctTAAGGCTAGTGGTGCTCACTCAGCCTAACTATTCtgcattatttttcagtttgaacAACAGCCAAGTTAGCCAAAgacatttgtaaaaacaaaacaaaacaaaacaaaaacccacactAATCTTCCATTTAGcttaaaatttgtattgaatCTTTGATTTGTGTCATTAGGCATATAATGAGATTGGCCAATCCCTGAGCCATTTGTAGCCAGAAGGGATAGGAAGCACTGATTGCCTGAGCCTAAGTCAAGTGTCTACCCTTCTTATTCAGGGATGCAGTCAGCCACACGCTGAGAGCAGTTCCTCTAAGGCAAAAATCAGGAATGCTTACAAGAAAGGAGCATGGGATGACCAACCCAATAAATGTCCATTACATTTCAAGGATAGAGTAAGTGTTCTATTGGTGCCGTTGAAAATCCTAGAAAAGGATGTTTGAATGGTCCAGACCACTGAGTCTTATCCTCTTTCAGTTCATAGGCCTCTTTAAAAGTTGATGAACCTTTcccaataaaaatacacatacacaggaTAATTTGCACAGACACCCatgtttacaaaaacaaaacaaaacaaagttgaTCTAGGTTCAACTGAAATTTTTTACTATTAAAGCAAAATGTTGGTACGTTTAGTATTTTTTAGCttgttctgtttttgcttttaaaatcttctgACTTTCTGAAACGTTCTGAAACATTCCTAGAAAatttcagcataattattttaacaCATCACAGACTATCCATAATCTGTTTATTGATGATGCTCATAATAAACGATGAGCCTAAGTCTCTGAACCAAGAAGTTAGGGCCAGAAAGACCCTTCTGAAGAAAAACTGCCTTCTTGTGATCTGGGTCCTTATTTCAAAACAAGCTAGGAGTTAAGCTGGAGGAGGGGACTTTCTTTTACAGAACATCTCACCTCTTCCTGTCATGTTAAGAAGCAGGTTTTATATAAGCATCAGTAATATTGCTTCTATTTTGGGCTCATGCAAGAGAACCTATAGCTAGTTGCTGTTCAAAGAGTCTAGGGCTggagaagaatttaaaatctgCCAAAGATCCATAGCATTCTCAAAAGACTTCTCCAGTAGGTGGTTAAAGAATATAAACAGCTGGCACTAAAACTTGATTGTTACTCAGGTGGAGAATTAACCTGGGAAGCCTATGGCTGACACTTGCAATGAGAGAACAGACAAACCATTAAAGAGTTGGTTCAGTCATCACCCAAAGTAAAGAGAAATTTCTCCCTTTTTGATGGTGGGGCAATCACTATCTAACTTCATCTCAATGAGTTGATTCCTGTGGACTGATTAGGAAAAACAGGCAGGCAAAGATCAGTGCCTCCATATCAAAACAGACTTTAAGCTATTCTAGTGAAGTCACCTAGACCAGAAAAGTGTTCCTGACATAGGAAGGACCAAGCTCTAAGAGTctaaatcaatgaaaaataatcttcCTAATACTAATTAGAtaaagccaatcacaaaaaaagtaagcaactgaatttacttatttatatatgtatgtatatgtatacacatatgtaataAATTTAGATgtgtatgtgatatatatgtacgTGTATATaatgtatgcacatatatgtgtgtaacAAGGGTAAGcatctatatttattatatgtgtgtACACGTATATGTATAAATAGATTAACTTATggtgaaaaatcaaaacaactaaaaaaatgcTGACAGCCAATTTATCATGAAACACTAGCTATTTATAAGGTTCTATGGCAATGTTTTGCTTTGGAAATAAAACAGTATAATTatcatggtttaaaaaaagtcctttaaaataagtataatctGCTGCTTGTGGTTTTTGTCAGGCTGCATGCCATCCTTTGAAtttaatggctttattttttccttcctgtagGATCCATGCCCCCTTTGTGATGAAGCCAAGGAAACACTGGAGCCTTATAAAAACAGGGTAATACAGGTTACCCCCTCCACTCTCTGAAAATAGAGCATTCCTATCCAATCTTCATATGCCCAAGTGGAGTGAAGCAAATAAGCAATTAACATTAGTTTAGgtagaaaaacttttttaagcATTCCCAGACCCAATTCTCAGGCTTTTCTGGTACTTTAGGACATCTTACTGACGGATCCACAGAATAAActgagataaagcacagatgctcacagacacagttcaaagctctAGGGGCTTGATGTTGAGTCTCTGCATGTAGGCTCCCAGGGAAGGAGCTTGGCAATATCACTTTCACTGCTCCGGGTGTGCACTGCCTCTAGAATGGCAAAACAAACGCTGAACACTACTTTCACTCTTCACcttttttcctaaaagcaaaagtcctttgcagatttttttttcagttaccaAAACAGGTACCAGTGTAGGTATTTCTCATAATAGCCAAGTAGCCTGATACAAACTTTCTAAAAGGAGAAACCTTCATAATACAGTGTGGCTTTATGTATATGGAATCGATATACATATGTAGTATAGAGTATCCACCAGGATCCTTTCTTTGGGaagagattaaattatttttcattgaaatttcctttctgttcttcagagAGAGATTTCAGTGCTAATTTCCACAAAACTCATTACTCTTAGGAGCTTTTCCTCTGAGCAGTACTGATTTTCTTACTCTGACTCTTAAAATGAATCAAAGCTAACTAGCAGGTGCAATGTTCATGCTTTCTTTAAACTTGTGTCCCCATTCATTTTATCTTACTCTGTCATTTTCATGGAAGTGTTTTCCTGTAGCAAACCACGAAACCTTTCCCATCCTTATATGCAAAGCACATCGGTCCTGATTTTCACCTTCGTGATTgggatgtattttatttcataggGAATAGAGGAGTGACCCGACACTGAATGTAATAGGTATAATGGAACAATATCAAAACTGAGAGTTAAGGAATTTAATGAAATCAGTCAAGTTGTAGAAATTGGGGACATGAGATCGCTTGGGACTCAAGACAGAACAGCAAAACTCCTCAGCATGAGAGCTAGTCTCAGCATCAGGTTGGCCCTGTGGCTGTTGTATCATTCCATGCTTTCTAAAATACAGTGCTAGAGTCTGtctccattttcagtttattttacaGGAGGTGGACATCACACTCCCAGAAAACTCTGCCTGGTATGAAAGGTATAAATTTGACATCCCCGTTTTCCATTTGAATGGCCAATTTCTGATGATGCATCGAGCAGACATCTCAAAACTTGAAAAGCAGCTCCAGAAACTTGAGCAGCAAGGTACTGGAGGCTGGAGGGCGCCTTCATGATCCTCCACCCTCTCTGTCCAGATGGCATCTTCCTAGGATAGACTATGGCCTTTCCTGGCCCTACCGATGTTCTGAACTAGGTGGTACCCAGTAAATGGTGACATTACTCTTCTTACTGATGAAGttggcattttataaaatgagaggaGTATATCGGCAGCAAGGGGATGATGGAGGGTGGGAGaaatccatttgttttatttatttttcccttttgtattAATATGGAGGCATTTCACATTCACTGGACAGTGCAGTTTATGGGAAGAAGGCTCTGCATCCCTGCTGCTGCCCTCAGGGCTTcactttttaatgaaagaataaatgctcTTCCACTCAGTAGATAAAGTGAAATGTGAATTGTTAATAACTGTGCACAGTCAATAAAGGAGTGTTTTAACAAATACATCTGCATGAAGCCTATTTCAGTGGGATTTAATAATACCTGtttaaaattagaattcattTTGAGGGGGGGTAGAAGAGAATAATTATCCTAGCCAAAAGGGCttcatttgagaaaaacaaaagaaagatttaaaccTCCAAAATATGTGTAAGAATCTCAACATGCTTCACACGTAGTCAGTGAATTGATTCATAATATTTGAAGGCTGCCTTTGATAGTTATTCATTTGTCATCAATAGAGTTAATTCAAATTGTAAAACAGTATCAGTTTTTAATATCTTGGAGAAAATTCACTTCTGAACATAACTGGACAGATATGCCATCTAAAGACAATATTCTTCACCATTTTatataaagcattaaaaatgtagatgtgtactcttatttatatttagttaGGTTTGACCAATATAGCAGTGGATTCATTTAAACACAAAATTGCCTTTTCCTCTTAAAATCACATCACTGTAATTTCATCTATAATGAAATTCTTTTGTGAACTATTTTAATGACTTTGGATATTGCGAGTCACTTGGTTAGATTTTAATTTGAGCAGTATGATTTAGTCTTAGAAATTATAGAATATTAGAGCTGGCCAGGTTTATACATTGTGTAGTCCCAATCCCTCGTTTTATATAGAATGAGAAATCTGACATTCATAGAGTTTCAGGGACTTAGCCCAAGGTAATAACAGGCAGTCAGCTGTCAGACCAGGTCTtgccacccccctcctccccaaatttCCAGTACTACCTGGGCTCCTTTTAGGGATTTTATTGTGTTATCTCACATACAACATCCTCAACCATTCTGGACGCAACACAAATTTGGGAGCAACTTAAAAAGCCTTCTAAAGtgacaagagggaaaaaaaatctaacaattgAATAGTAGTGTTTATAATTTACAACTTTCTGGAACACATCTTATGTAATATATTCAATGAGCCTTGTGGAAGGCAATATTCTAGGATGGCCCTAATGAACCCTCACCCTTGTGTAACTCCCACCTCTGTGAATGTGGGTGGAACTCATTGAATATGATGAAATATCACTGCTCTGATTATGATATATCAAATGGCAGAAGCAAGATTATCCTGGTTGGGCATGATCTAACCAGGTGAGCCCTCTAAAAGCAGAGAGTTCTCTCTGTCCGGTTGCAGAAGAAATCACAGAGATGTACTCCAGCCAGCCTGGAAGGAAGCAAACATCAATGTCGTAAACTGCCTACTGGGGCTACATGACAAGAAACTGGGTGGCTGCTAGAAGCTGAGAGTAGTTATTGGCCAGGAGCTGGTAGGAAAATGGGGACATTGGTCCTATAGCTTTGAGAAATGAATTCTGTCAATAAGACGTGAGCCTAGAAAAGTATCCTAAGCCTGGTGTAAGAACCAGAGCCTGGAATAACACCTTGACTCCAGCTCAGTGAGACTCTGATCAGAGCAAAGGTTGGGATCACCTAATGTAAAGAGAAATGGATATAAGTGGGGCTCATTAGAAAGCCTGATGTGTGTCCCAAGGTAGGAAGAACACAGTAGCCTAACTCCCTGCTGGCATGTCACGTGAGAGATTAGCTAGCAAGCCACTCCTACTGCACAGTGAAGGAGAGCTGCTATTGCTCTGAGTTTGTCCAGAAAAATATGCTTGGATGTTTCTTCCTAGATCAGATGTGAGCCAAACGAGAGagagggctggctggctgggggagcctcaggagagaagcagaggtagGATCCTGGGCTCCTAGGGGCTGAGGAGAGCCCCTCAGATAGGGAGTGCATCTGTCTAAATCACGGGAACTGCAGGTGAGACACCTCCCAAGAACCCATGAAAGCCTCTGTGAAATGTCTGCTTTGAATGGTTACCAGGCCCAGAGAGCTGGAGGTCATCTTGAAACATCACCACTAGGTAACAACTCTCCTGCCCTTGAGCACTTTTTTTTGCCTCATCCCAACTCTAGAAGAACCAGAGCTTCCAGGAGCAAGGAAAGAAAGGCCTTCCCCTTCCACAGCTTCTAACCGGCACGTGGCTTCACACTGATTCCAGGTAAGACAACTTCAAAGCAAGTTCTAGTTTTGATTATGAAATAGGAACGGACACACCCAACACAGTGTAAATGACCATGGGCCTTTCTGTTGCCTGAGAATATTCGAAAGAATCCTGACACTTACtctggtttttcatttttatcctgaACAGAGTAAGAAATTCCCCCATTGAACACATTTATAGGGATGGCAGGAGACATAAATAAAGATGCTCTCTGATTGTATTCTATATTCAGAGTATTGATTATATGtaccaaatgttttttttaacctataaatCTTAAATCAATCTACTTATTAATTCACATTTGAGAGAGGAATGTGGTCATGTGACTAAGAATCCTGGAGAACTTTAGCAATCCCTCTGTTCCAATAGCTGAAAAGCAGAAAGGCAGCTATCTAGAAACATGGCATCTGAAAGGTAGTTTCATTATCCCATTATTGATAAGTATCAGATAATGTTCAGTCACTTATTATAGTCATTTTCatacttttcctttctgaaatcaTGTTTGTAGGCATCAATTTGTTTTTACATAAAGACTAATTTTGACACAAAAAGCTCATCATAATATTCTCCCACTCCCAAAGGAAATAGTAACATaaacttcttttttccccctaagctAATGCTTTAAAATAGAGTGAAATAAACACAGAGTTTGGGACTGCACATTGCTGCTTTTGGCTATAGTGCTGTTTTCTTCCAGATGTCTCATATAACATTAAAAGGGCTTACTGGAAAACATATCACTTTGGCCAATTTATTGCAGGAAGCAAGGGCTCACTTGGACAAgtgctgttttgtttgtttataataaTGCAGCAACTCATGGAAATGTGACAATGGGAATCCTGGGGTAGGCCTCAGGAAGCACCCTTAGAGAGCCACAGAAACAGGCAGCACCCATTCTGCAGTGTCTTggcctctttctttccctcttcccttctgacTCACCAGTTCCCCTACTTACTCACAGTATCTGCTTTCCTATAACTGCAGCTTGCTTATGCCCATCATTTCTGCTGATCCTTCCATTCAGCAATACAGTGGTCTGAGTCTCTCAGCCTTGCTATTCTAAAATTCCAAAAGAGGGATTTTACTCAGCTTATATTTTATAGCCAGCCACCCATGTCATGGTAGCAGATCAGAACTATAGCAGAAGCCACCCGTGGGTCAGGCACCCATCCTGGACCCAGTTGGCTCTGGGAGCCAAGGTCAGATGGTATGCAAATCAGTCACTGCCCACTCAGCAGAGACTGAAGGCATGGTTGGCTATGATCAGTAGCTCTGGTACACATGCAGGAAGTTTAAGAGCATGCCACTCCATCCTATTCAAGAGAAATCCAGAGAAACAGTTTGGTAAGTTGATTTATATCCCACTCATGGGAGTAATGACAACTTGAACCAGGGCAATGGGAGTTAGATAGGGAGAGACATTGGGACATATTTGGGAGACAGGTTGACAAAACTTCATGATTGACTGGaccaggggtgggggcggggcatgAATAGAAGAAAGCATGGAGTCTGGGATGTCTGCCAGTCTACTTGCTATAGCTACTGGATAAATCCTGAGACAGTATAAAAGGAAGAGGAGGTTAGACTTTGGTTGTGCTTGATAGGTGGGAAAGACGGGACATGGTGAATTTGCCATGCTTGTGGGATATCCAGGTAAAGATTAAAGTTGAAAGTTCAAGTCAGAGGTCTGGGCTGGAGGTACAGATTTGACTGGAATGTGACTGGAACTGCATCCATCTGGCACAGATGGAGAAAAGTGGGCTAGGACTACACCCTGGGAAATACCAAATTTGACCACATGGATGGAGGAAAAGCCagtaaaggaaaatgagaataagaggTGATAGAATGAAGGGTGGGGAAAGGTCATGTAATTTGTATTCTTCGCTGTCTTTGATTATATGATAGCACCAGGCAGTATTCTAAGCAGTGAGGATAGAGCAGCAGACAGACAGCCAAGGATCCTACTCAGAGGCTTGCATTCTAGAGGGAAAGATAAACAATGGAGTTATTACAGCAATGGAAAATAGTCACATCTTGAaagtcagaaaatgaatttttccaGGATAGTTGACCGTATCTACTGTCAAAAGAGCTAGGATGAGGAATTAAAAGAAGACAGTAGATTTGGAAATTAGGATAGgtcctaatccctagaacctgtgaatgttatctTATATacaaaaggactttgcagatgccatgaagttaaggatcttgagatggggaaattatcctggattatccaggtgggtccTAAATATAACCACAAGTGTCCTtaaaagagggagacagagggactACAAAAGAAGAAGCATGTGATATGACAAAGGCAGCAAGAGGCTGGAGTGATACAAGAAAGAGATCATGAGCCAAGGAATCCAAGTGGCCTCCAGAAGctaggaaaagcaaagaaatagacTTTCCCCAGAGCCATCAGAAAGTAAGGGCCCTAGCAACATCTTGAGTTGAGCCTAATGAAAGTGATTTAGGACTTCTGGCCTGTGGAACTATAAAAGAATAAACTTGTGTTGTTTTACACCACCAAGTCTGTCATaatctgttacagcagcaataagaaactaatacaaatgGTAACTTGACTTTACtgagaatattatttttgttgGGGGAATGGAAGAAGACATAGCCTGAAAGAAAATTGCAGTAGGATGATGAGTGGACGGTTTGGAAAAGATTGCAGAGTATCTATCTTTCATGAAGTTTTCAAAcatatcttgtttttaaaaagcaactaagAGAACAAAAAGCATCAAAGAGGAGGGCTGAAGACTTGGCTAACCGATTAGCTCAATATCCAAAAATGACAAGCCATGTTGGGAAGTACCATAACCATCAGCCTAGCTTAGGTTTGGGCAGCAGAGTTCAGGGGTTTCCAGAGTGACTCTGACACTGGAGAGTAAACCATGGCAACCCATCCTCATCCGCAGATGCATGTATCAGACCCAGGGTTCTTGCTCACCACAGACACAAGAATACTTTGACACTATGACCCAAAATCCTACACCTGGCACAGATCTTGTATCTCTCTATTAACACAGAAATCCAAGAGGAACATTGAGGAACCTTCAATAGAGAATGATCTCAACTGGCCTGTCTTTCATTTAGGCACCAATGTTCAGGATTTTACCTCTCCCCTCTCAGGTTTAAAAAGGATGAGTGCCAAAGCCAATGTACTTTGGAATTATAAAGGCTGGAAGGACATAAACCTTCAGGAGAAGGGGAAACAAAATCATAcaaaagatggagaagaaaagctCATAGAAGCAGTGCCAGCCAATATATTAGATACAATAAGAAGAATCCAGCACAGACTCATACTGAGTGTCAAAGCCATCCTTCCCTCATGCCAAAATGCTGTATTTGAACTCTTCCTGATGGAAAGCTTTTGCCCTTAGAAACAAGGTAGGCCTAATATTAATTGAAACGTTTCTAATTAATTCAGAAACACCAAGAAATAGAGAGGATTCAAGTTAAAGGCAACTTCAGCCCATTGTGCTACTCACAATTCAACAACGCAACCCAACTCCCCTGAGAAACTCTAATTGGCTCTATTATGCACTGCATTGCACAGAAGACCCCATCAATGATCCCAAGTCCTCTTGGCAAGGTCAGTCCATGCCCTGACCActaagggaggaaagagagaaataaaacatagaaacCACTTCCCTCAAAACTCGGTTAAAATGTACAAGTGCATCATGGGACTAAGTTAAACTATTAGCTGAGTAACTCCCTTGTTCCTTGACCAGGCAAAGGAGGCATTGTCATAAGTTCTTTGTTAGGAATGTAATGCTAACAGATAAAAATGGGCATCTATTCATGaccttgtaaaagaaaaaaaaaagatgttagaaGTTGGGAAGGAGCTGCTAGAAGAGCTAAGTTTCAGGATTTAACTCCACCTCCCTCTATATTCTCTTTATAAAGTTAGCCTCAAAGTAAGGCCAGCATCACTCTTTTAAGATCGGATGAGATTAAGACATTCAGAAACCAGattgtgggatttattcccaTTGTGATTGCTGACTTCTAGTATCAGACTTTTGTTCTGCATGACAGCTCCCATCTTGCAAACTAGCAAGAATCTTGAATTTGGCAAGGATCCTGCTCTGTGAAGCATTTTCAAGTTGGAGTTTTTAGCAATGTCACATTTCTCTAAGCCAGTAACAAAGAAAAGGTTGAGAGGGCAAAGGAAGTCATGGAGTTCTCACCTATTAGCATAAAACAACCTTCTAGCTGGCAGGTGTAGGCCAGCTTGTTCAGGGTGATCACAGTCTGAGataccaaagtattttttttttcaatctctttacCTTCCCAAGTAATTGCAATAGCTAAAACATAATTAGctatttcttccctttcact is a window encoding:
- the C12H5orf63 gene encoding glutaredoxin-like protein C5orf63 homolog isoform X1: MLWFQGNSMQLAKYSFQLLLRNLSSKTLLPVLTLFTKDPCPLCDEAKETLEPYKNRFILQEVDITLPENSAWYERYKFDIPVFHLNGQFLMMHRADISKLEKQLQKLEQQGTGGWRAPS
- the C12H5orf63 gene encoding glutaredoxin-like protein C5orf63 homolog isoform X2 yields the protein MLWFQGNSMQLAKYSFQLLLRNLSSKTLLPVLTLFTKDPCPLCDEAKETLEPYKNRFILQEVDITLPENSAWYEREAFHIHWTVQFMGRRLCIPAAALRASLFNERINALPLSR